The Magnolia sinica isolate HGM2019 chromosome 9, MsV1, whole genome shotgun sequence genome contains a region encoding:
- the LOC131254846 gene encoding uncharacterized protein LOC131254846, whose product MPCEHEDDSYLAVGLSDNSVCLWDISRSNMVAEVKCPGSDFFVKVSECKLQQKQQREQQEIVDLTMGNNELGKDSESLTFHPETWNPMWSVARCAATGFVCSSVRVCF is encoded by the exons ATGCCTTGTGAGCATGAGGACGATAGTTATCTTGCAGTAGGACTTAGCGACAACTCTGTCTGTCTATGGGACATTTCTAGATCCAATATGGTTGCTGAAGTAAAATGTCCAG GGTCAGATTTCTTTGTAAAAGTTTCAGAGTGCAAACTGCAACAGAAGCAACAAAGAGAGCAACAAGAAATAGTTGATTTAACAATGGGAAACAATGAGCTTGGCAAAGATTCAGAATCTTTGACTT TTCATCCAGAGACTTGGAACCCAATGTGGTCCGTGGCAAG ATGTGCAGCTACAGGTTTCGTATGCTCCTCAGTTCGAGTCTGTTTCTGA